The genomic DNA GGGCTTGCCGATCGAGCCGCGAACCAGATGCAGATTGACGATGTCCTGAATGGTCGCGACCGCGTCAGTGTGCTGCGTGACACCCATCGCCCAGCATGTGATCATTTTTTTCGCGCCGAGGATCATCTCGGCGGCCTCGGTGATCTGTTCGCGAGTCAACCCCGACGCCGCGACGATGTCCGCCCATTCAACGTTATCGATCGACGCGATCACTTCGTCATAGCCCGAAGTTTTGTCAGTTATGAAACCTAGATCGAAAACTGTTCCCGGTGATTCCCGTTCGTGTTCGAGCAGTATCTTCATCAGCCCTTTGAGTACTGCCATATCGCCCCCAATGCGGACCGGCAGATGCAGATCGGCGAGTTTCGCAGGACTGAGGCCAAGTACGCCAAACAAATTGCCATGCTGCGGGTTCGGATCGACAAAGCTGGTCAGCCCGGCCTCTTTAAGCGGATTGATCGCGATCATACTTGCTCCCGCAGCCTTGGCGGCAGCAAGCGATGAGAGCATTCGCGGCGAATTAGTCCCGGGGTTTTGCCCAATTACGATCACGAGATCGGTCTCTTCAAAATCCTCGAGCCGTATCGTCGCTTTCCCCAGCCCGATCGACTCGTTCAAAGCAACACTCGTCGATTCGTGACACATGTTTGAGCAATCGGGCAGATTATTGGTACCGAATTGGCGAACGAAAAGCTGGTAGAGAAACGCTGCTTCATTTGACGTTCGGCCTGATGTGTAAAATATGGCTTCGTCGGGCGATGCGAGTGAATTGAGTTTTTCTGCTATCAGGCCGATGGCGTTATCCCACGAGATCGGCTCGTAATGCGTTCCGCCCTCGCGAAGTATCAGCGGCTCTGCGATACGGCCTTGGTTGTTGAGCCAAAAATCTTCGCATGCGGCGAGTTCTGCCACACTGTGCTCGGCAAAAAACTCGGCACCGATCTTCTTCTTCGTGCCTTCATCAGCAAGAGCCTTGGCACCGTTCTCGCAAAATTCGTTGATCGTCCGATGTTCCGGATCGGGCCACGCACACGACTGACAATCGATGCCGCCCTTCTGATTTAGCGCGAGCATTCCACGCGTGGCATGAACGGGCCCCATCTTTCCATAAAGATGTTTGAGAGCATTCGTCACGGCATGAACTCCCGCCGAAGTTTCCGGCGGCGGCGTGACGATTAGTTTTGAAGCGTCGTCTTTCATTTCCTCCAAATTAATAATTAGTAATTATTAATTGACCATCGTTATTGGAGCGTCGATCCGATGACGGCCGCAATAGATATTGAAACGCTCATCACGAACAAATCCAATCAAAGTCATCCCATACTCACGAGCCAACTCGACCGCGAGACTCGACGGTGCACCGACCGCGGCAAGTATTGGTATTCCTGCCCACAGGGCCTTTTGCACCAGTTCGAAACTCGCACGGCCGCTCACCATCAGGATCTTGTTCGACATCGGTGTCTCGCCCGACATGAATTTTCGGCCGATGACCTTGTCGAGAGCGTTATGGCGGCCAACGTCTTCGGCGATCGTGTCGACGGTGCCGTCGAGATCGAAAATGACGGACGCATGCAATCCGCCGGTCTTTTCGAACGTTGCCTGAGCGGCGAGAAGCGTCGCATTCAAACCATGAACCACTTCGGACGAAACCTGTATGTTGCTGATATCGAGTTTTCGAACTCCGGTATGCAATGCCTCGAACGAAGATTTACCGCAAACACCGCAGCTTGAAGTCGTATAGAAATTGCGCGTCAGGCGTTCGAGATCGACATCGACGCCCTCGGTGAGTTCGACGACGACGGTATTTTGTAGATCCTTGCCCTTGGCTGGAATGCCGCAACGGCGAATTGTTGCGATCTGGCTTCGATGCTCTAGAATTCCTTCCGTAAACAAAAATCCGGCCGAAAGATCCTCGTCATCGCCCGGCGTCCGCATTGTGATCGAGATCGCACGGTGTTCGATCTTGCCATTTTTCGGAAACCCAAGCCGTATCTCGAGCGGTTCCTCGATCGCCAGGACGTCGTCAAGATCGACGCACGGCTCGCCCGATGCGACACGACGAACCGCAAATTCCGAATAGGCTGGTGCTGTTTTCACTCTTGAATTTTAACAGAGCGGTTAGATAAACCACATAGGAACATAGTTCACATAGAAAAGAAAAAAACTATGTGCTCTATGTTCCTATGTGGTAAAGGATTCTAATCCGCCGGCAGAATACGACCACGGCATTCGCCGAAGCCGATTCGGCGAAAGCCTTCGCGTTCGCAGTAGCCTTTCATGATGATCTCGTCGCCGTCTTCGAGGAATCGGCGTTGTTCGCCGGATGGGAGTTCGATGGGTTCGGTGCCTCGCCACGAGAGTTCGAGCATTGAGCCGCGTTCGGACTTTTCTTTGCCGGAGATGGTGCCGGTGGCGATGAGGTCGCCGGTTTGAAGGTTGCAGCCGCCGGATGCGTGGTGCGTGAGCATTTGGCCGATCGTCCAGTAGAGGTCTTTCATGTTCGAGCGGCTTAATAAGAAAGGTTCGATGTTTTCCGCACGCATCTTCTCGGTTTGGATAAAGACCTCGAGAGTGATGTCGATGCCGCCGAACTTTTCGTTTTGCTCATCCGCAAGGTAATCGAGCGGTGCTGGATCGCCTTCTTCGCGTTCGAGCGCGGGTGTGCGGAACGGTGCGAGAGCTTCCATCGTGACGACGAAAGGCGAGATGGTCGTGGCGAAATTCTTTGCGAGAAACGGCCCGAGCGGCTGGTATTCCCACGCCTGTATGTCGCGGGCGGACCAGTCGTTGACGAGGCACAGCCCGAAGATATGCTGTTCGGCTTCGCCGATCGGGATCGACTTTCCCAACTCGTTTCCACCGCCGACGAAGAACCCGACCTCCATCTCATAATCTAGACTCTTACACGGAATAAACACCGGCGGAGCCTCCGCGTCGCTCCGGTTTTGCCCGTGCGGCCGCTTGATGTCCGTCCCCGACACCACAATGCTCGAAGCCCGCCCGTGATACCCGATCGGCACATATTTATAATTCGGCAGCAGAGGATTTTCGGGGCGAAACATCGACCCAACATTCGTCGCATGATAGATCGAGCAGTAGAAATCGGTGTAGTCGCCGATCTCAAACGGCAGTTCGGGGTCAATGCTCTTTGCCGGAACTAAACAAGCTCTAGCATCTCGAACAACGTCTGCGGGAGCACCCTCACGCAGGATCTCGAAGGCCGCATTCCTGATATCGGCAAGGACCTCGGGCCCGTATACCTCGGTCAGGAACGAGAGGTCGCACAATTCCATTTCCTGAGCGATCTCCTCGAAGTCAGAACCAAATAGTCCGGACCCGATCGCTGCGTAAAGATCGAAGATCTGATCGCCGATGGCCATTCCGAGTCGCGGCGATTCGCTGTCGCGTGACCGCCAGAACATACAAAACGGTAAATTCTGTATCGGAAAATCTGTATTCGGATCGTTGGCGGATTCGACCCAGCTTTTCAAGGAAGGGTCGTGTGTTTCGTTTATTTCGTAGGTCATAAAACAATTTAGCCACAAAATGGCACAGATGGCGCAAAAAGGAAAGAATTTATTTTGCGCTTTTTGCGCCTTCTCGCGGCTATAGAATTCCTAATTGCTGCAGATCCGCGATCGGTTCGTCGAATGAGCATGAGCCGAAGGACTGGATGCCGAGTTTGCGAAGCCGTTCGATCTGGTGGTTGCTCAGTTCGAATTCGCGACGCCATTTAACGCCGCTCGCGTCGAACTCGAATACCTCATCAAATTCCTCTTCCATCACGTCTTCGAGAAAACTGCGGCGATAGCCTTCGACGGCAAAGCCGGTCATGAGAAACAGGTTGAGAAAGCCATGCATCGTGCCTTTTTTGGCGTTCTCTTCGTACGTCAGCGGCCGGAAACAGCGGATCGGATGATGCAGCCCCGCAGTCGCCTTGAACGGCACATTCGCCCCGACGCACGCCTTTACAAACCGCACAATATCAGCCGAACGCGGAAACGCATCGGGAGTAACGCCGCCGGTTCGGATCTTAGCCCGTTGGCCGGCGAGTGAGATAGCTGAAAGCAGCTCGGGGAAATTAACATTCGGATCGATCTCAAAATATGCCTTAACGCCCTCCGGCAGCGACACCGAAACGGCCTCGATCTGATATTCGGTCACGGCCTTCATCTCGATCATGTCGCAAACGACGCCGGGACCATGCACAGCGTTAAATTCTGCAACCGTTTTTACAGTTTCAGACAGATCGTCGCCCGCGACGACCGCGACTCGCCAGGTACTTGCCGCGTCCCGAGAAATAAAATCGGACGCACACGCGTAAAATTCCTGCAGCCGCCCGACACCAACGACAAATCTGCCAAGCATCCAGTTGTAATTGCTGTTGCGGTAGGTGGCGTAGTTGATCACCGCCTCGGGCATTGACACGGCCGACGGCGGAAACAATCCGGCATAGTCGATCGCACCTGCGAGCAAAATTCTGACTGATTCCGAGACACTCGAATCCTGAGGTTGATTCTCCATTTGCGTATTTCGCGTGAGCGGCGTAAGTACTGATAATAAGAATATTGCAGGATTTTTACAACCGTCGAATGGCAGGCGATCTTGAGCGAATGACCGAGATAATTTTTACCGCAGATAAACGCAGATAGACGCGTATTTATACAAGTAATTATCGATCCTGGTCTAACGGTCTATATCTTTGTCCATCTGCGTCCATCTGCGGTTAATTTCCTTTCTTTGCTCTTTACTTGCGTTTCGATAAAATTTTGAAGTATCTTGTCTAAATTGAATAAGCGGTAAATCGATAAAATGCGTGTTTTAGGAATCGATCCGGGCAGCGAAACGCTCGGTTGGGGTGTGGTCGACGGCACCGGAACCAAATACACGCTGGTGGATTTCGGCACCGTCAGGTCGAGTACGCGCGATGCTTTCTCCAAGCGGCTGCACAATATTTATGATGCCGTCGCTGACCTGATGGCGATACATTCGCCGGATGTGTTGTCGGTTGAAGACACGTTTTACGCGGTGAATGTTGGTGTCGCTTTGAAACTCGGGCAGGTTCGCGGCCTCATGCTTCTGCTCGCCGAGCAGCGAGGAATGGCGATTGCCGAATATGCCCCGCGATTGATAAAGCAAACCGTCGTCGGCCACGGCAACGCAGAAAAGCACCAAGTACAGCAGATGGTCAAGATCCTGCTCAAGATGAAAACGATACCGACGCCGCACGACGCGGCCGACGCCCTCGCGATCGCGATCTGTCATTTTCATCATGCCGGCATGCAGGACAAGATCAGGAAAGCCGATAAGCGGCAAAAATGATCTCAACGCTACGATCGGGAACGTGATGAAACTCCCTTTACTTGCAACACTCCTTCTCACGATCGCCGCGATCAGCGGCACAGTGAACGCACAGCCCAAAAAGCCTACTGTACAAACAAAGCCCCGGCCTTCAGCCGCAAAAGCGGCCGAGGTTGGAAAAACGGCTGTCGTTGTGGATGAGACCCTTTCCGTCGTTCGCGAGGAACCGAGCCTGTATGCCCGCCCGATCCATCGTATACAGCGCGGTCGAAATGTCCAGATCGTCAGCGTTGCCGAGGCTGATGGTGTTAAATTCTTCAAGATCGCCGCACCGCCGAGCAGTTTTGGTTGGGTACAGGCAGATGCGGTGTTCGGCAGGTTTCGCACGTCCGATGACGAACGCCTTGCAAGGCTCGTGCAGGCCCTGGACGGTTTTGATCACGTCGAAGCGGCAGGCGAGTATTTTGCACTCTTTCCCGAATCGAAATTCCGCCCTGCGATCCTGCTGCTGTATGGCGACATTCTCGAACTGATCGCTGCTAAGCTATCCAAGGACGCATCAAGCCGCTTGAATCGCAGCGAAATGGCAGCGTCTAATGCGCCTATGCATAGCTATTATCTGAACTTCAATATGCTCGACCGGTATCGCAAACTCGGCGTTGTCTTTCTGTTCAATTCGGCGACAAAACAATACCATTACAACGGCGGAAGTTGGGCTGAGATAATCAAGAAACACGCCGGAACTCCCGAAGCCGTCGAGGCACAAAAGCGGATGGATTCTTTGAAAGCAAAGATGGAAAAGCGTCCGACAAAATAAACGGTCAAACTTCCTTGGTCATAAAAACGCTGTTCGGATCGTCGAGGTATTCGGCAAAAGGGCCGCAAAATTCAAATCCACAACTTGCATAGAGCCTTCGTGCCGGTTCGAACTCTTCCATCGAACCGGTTTCGAGACTGACGCGGCCGTAACCGCGTCGAACCGACTCGCTGATGATATGAGCCAATATTTGCCTCGCGACGCCTTTTCTCAGATGTCCTGATGCCGTCCGCATCGATTTTACCTCGGCGTGCGTGTCATCGAGTTCTTTTAACGCACCGCAGCCGAGTAATTCATCGCCTTCCCAAGCTGTCCAAAAAGTGATATCGGGCGCACGGAGTTTGTCGAGATCTAACGCGTGAACACTTTCAGGCGGCGAGATCGCCCTCATGTTCTCAAGATGCTCATTAAGCAGTCCGTGTATCCGTGGATCGGTCAGACCGTCAACTCTGATTTCCATTTGCTATGGCTGCCGCGACCAATGCGGCGACTCGGGCATTGTTTTCAAGCAAAGCGATATTTGCTGTGAGCGTTCGTCCGCCGCTTCGCTCGGACATCTGCGAGAGCAGGAACGGCGTGATCTCTTTACCTAGCACGCCTCGGTCATCGGCGAGCTTCAGGGCATCGGCGAGGATCGCTTCGAGTTCGCCGCGGTCGATCTCAAATTCCGTTGGGATCGGCACGGTCAGTAGGATCGAGTTTTTTAACCCCAGCTCATCGCGGGCACTTGCGACCTTCGCCACATCTTCTGCCGACTCAACGCGTTCGTCGATCGCCAACCCGCTTGCCCGCGAATAGAACGCCGGCAGTTCGCCGCATTGCCATCCGAGCACGGTGATGCCGTTCGTCTCGAGCCATTCACGCGTTCGCGGCAGGTCGAGGACGATCTTAGCTCCGGAACAAACGACCATGATCGGCGTTTGTGCGAGTTCCGGCAGGTCGGCAGAAATATCGGCGTCAAACCCGCGATGTACGCCGCCGATGCCGCCCGTCGCGAAGATCTTGATACCGGCCCGATGTGCGACAAAGGCGGTCGTCGCGACCGTCGTCGCGCAATCCAATTTGTTAGCGACAGCGATCGGCAGGTCGCGGCGTGATATCTTGCGAATGTCCTTTCGAGTCGCAAGCTGTTCGATCTGTTCCTCGACGAGCCCGACGTAAAATTCGCCTCCAAACACCGCTATCGTTGCCGGGACCGCTCCGCTGTCACGGACGATCTGCTCAAGTTTTATCGCCGTTTCGAGGTTTTGCGGATAAGGCAGGCCGTGGGCGATAACGGTCGACTCAAGCGCGACGACGGGTTGTCGCTGCTTAATAGCACTTGATACTTCTTCTGAGATACTTAACTTCATATTGCCGTTCGCTTTAGCGAACGGATGTCGTGCTCAAATGAAAACGGGCTTTAGCCCAACGCAAAAGTTGGGCTAAAGCCCGTGTTGAGGATCCAATTCTAACCGTTGCCTAAAAGCAACGGCAATACAACTCTATTTCACAAACTTTCCGATCCGGCTAAGGCGCGGGTGCGTTAGGCAGCCAAAGACACTTCCGTTCGAGGCACCTCGATCACAAGACCAATAAACGAACATCGCCCGCCCAATGATCAGGTCGCGCGGCACAAATCCCCATCCTCGACTGTCATCGCTCCGGTCACGGCTGTCGCCCATCACAAAGAAATGGTTATCTGGAACCCTCATCGGTTTTCCCTGGACCCCGAAATCCCAATCGCTGACCGAAAGATCCCTGCCCGATTGAACGAGATTCATCCGCTTTTCCGCATAATAGACGTCCCATTTTTCGTCCGGCTTTCGTTCTTCGAATTCTTTGGTCGTCAGGGCGGAGATGTCATCGGCCGCATCGCCCAACACTCGGTGTTCAGCCAATAGTTCGCCGTTAATAAAGACCTGATTATTCTTGAATTGAACCGTCTCGCCGGGCAATCCGATCACCCGTTTGACGTAATTGATCTGATATTTAACGAGGCCGCGTTCGCGGTCCGACGCGGGATTCACGGCATCACCCGGATATTTGAACACGATTATGTCGCCGCGTTCGATCTCACGCTGAGGCAGAAAAGGTAAACTGCTGCTGCCTCCGGGCGTGAAAATGAATTTGTTTACGAGCAGGTAATCACCGACGAGGATCGTATTCTGCATCGAGCCCGTCGGAACTGTTACCGCCTGCAAGATGAACGTCATGCCGAATATCGCCATCACAAGTGTAACGGCAAACGATTCGAAATACTCACGAAACGTCGATTTGGGAGGGCCGGTAGGTTTTGATCCGGAAGCCTCAGTATTCTCTTTCTCTTCTGTGCTCATAATCTGAACAAAAATGTGTCTGTCTCAATTAGCGTGTTTCGTATGCTTCCCTCCACCGGAAAGCTCAGCCAATGCCTCGTTTGCCGCCATCATTTCTGCGGCCTTTATCGATCGCCCTTCGCCCATTGCCTTACCGCCCGACCAAACAGCCTCAACATAGAACTTTCGCTGATGTGGCGGGCCGTCAACGCGAATTACATTGTAACTTGGCGCGACGAGTTTTTCAGCCTGGAGCCTCTCTTGCAGCATCGTTTTATAATCAAGCGAGCTTTTGGGAGTGGCGGACTTTATTTCATCCGCAAATATTTTGCCGACAAACGCCCGGGCCTTGATGTAGCCGCCGTCGAAAAATATCGCCCCAATGATCGCCTCGAGCGTATTTGCCAGCAGTGCTTGCTTTTTCCGTCCGCCGGTCTTTTCTTCGCCGCGGCCGACGCGAATATATTGTCCGATCTCAATTTCGGCAGCGATCTTTGCAAGTGTCACGGTGCTGACAAGATGGTGCTTCATCAGCGTTAGATCGCCTTCGCTGAGCCGTGGATTATTGCGAAATACCTGCTCTGCTATCGCTAAGCCGAGCACCGAATCACCCACAAATTCGAGCGATTCATTTTCCACTGCCCTGATCTCTTCGTCCGACGCTGCCGGCATATTTTCGAACGCCCACGAGCGATGCGTGACGGCGCGTTCCAGTATCGTCAGGTCCGAAAATTTGTGGCCCGTCAGATTTTCGAGCGTTGCCAATTTCGAGGTCATTGTCCCTAATTCTATTGAGAATGATTCGAAAAAGAAAGCCGGACGCCTATAAATAAAGCGTCCGGCCCGATCTTTAGACAATTCGATCTATTAACGTGCAGCTTTTTTCTTCACAGCCGCGACGGCAGGCTTTGCTCCGGCAGGCTTTGCACCGGCAGGTGTTGGTTTTGCTGCTGGTCCTGCCGGCTTGACCGGTGCAGTTCCGCTGGGCGTCGACGGTTTAACGGTCACAGGCGTTCCGGGTCCCGGAGTTGCGGTCGTCGTCGATGCCTTTTCAGCATCGAGCACCGGCGTGATCGGTGTTGACGGATTTACTATCGGTTTCGCAGCAGCCATGTCGATCCATGTATCAACGGTCGGCGTGGTCGCATCGGGCTTTTGGAAGCGAATATCATATATCTGCTTAAAGCTGGCCTTCAAACTGTCACGGTACGCTTTGCTCGCCGGTGTCATTGGAGCGAATTTGAAAGCTCGTGCGTAAGCATCCATTACTCGCTCGGCGGCTCCGTTGACCATGCCGGTCTTGTCTTTGATAGCATCAACTTTCTGCTGTTTGACCTCAGGAGTATCCGCGTCGACAGGTGCCGGAAGGGCTTTGAGCTCCTCGATATTCTTATTCAGATCAAGGACATAGAACGATGCGATCGAGCTGTAGACGACCGGATTGGTCTTCGTGTCAGACGCGATCTGCGATGCCTTGTACATATAATCGGCAGCACCCTTCTTGTCTTTTCGGTCATTGAAAAGAATGTATCCGATCGTGTAGTTCATCCAGCCGAGGGCATCGTCCTTACCTTTGTATACGAACGGTGCTACGCCCCACGCCGCAAATGTCTTGCCGGCTTCGATGTCAGCGATCGACGACTTCGCGTATCTGATAGTATCCTCGTTCCATTTTGTCACGCTCGGCGACTTTCCGGTCTCATCGAGGCCAATGGAGCCGAGAACGAGCTTTGCGGCACGATATTTATCTGCCCGGTCCTTTTTCTGCTTTTGCACTTCAGGCGTATCTGCTGCCGAGTTGACGTCGATATCGACGTACTTTGAAACAACTTCCTTTCCGGAGGCATAGACGTCATCCCAGTTCTTCGCCTTCATGCCGTCGTCGAACCTCTTCAACAACGCATTCTCGTAATTTCTCTCTTCGATCCGTTTGATCACAGCTTCCATACCCGGAAGGCTGTCCTTGATGAAGATACCGCCGTCCTTTGTCGGTTCACAGCTGCCATATTTGGTGACAAATTCTTTGCCTTTCTCAACTGCAAGTTTTCGGCTCGCAAGATCTTTCTTCTCAAAAAGTGCGGTCCATTCCGCATAGGCGGCAGTCGCGGCGTCACAGGCATCTTGAGCCATGACGCTATGCGAACCGGCACCAAGCAAAACCGTCAAGATCGCCGCAAAAAATAATTGTCTGTAGATCGTTTTCATTTAGTTCGTCCTCCGCCAAATAATGTCGGCGTACTATTTATTCCGCGGCAACCGAATTAACGGTTTCGCGTGAAATCAGATGATTAGCAAAATAAATTAGTTGCAATACTTCGTATCGAATATCTACACTCGGCGGCAAATAGCGAAACAATCACCCAACTTTAGGAAAAGTAAATAATCCCGTAGTTTTTGCAGTTGTGTCAAGCGGACATCGAAACGATACGAAACAAAAAGCATCAATACGCGTTTTTGTCCTAAAAGGTTTTGATCCGAACACAAAAACCCTTATCTTTTGGGCAGTTTCAGCTATTGCGGCTTTGCTAGACGTTCACGCTTCTTATTTTGTTGATCGTTGATAATGGTCGTTGTTTTGCCATCCTTTGAATAGGTGATCACGACCGGGGGAAATGTCGGCTGCGAACTGCCCGTTTTCTGGACGAGTTTTTTCTCGGTTCGCGGTGCATTCGGCACGACTATTACATTACGGCCGTCATTCCGATTGCCGTTTGCGTCAGCGATGTCGCCCTTTGCGAGGTCAGCATCGTCGGCCTCGTCATCATCATCCTCATTCGCTGCAGCAACAGTCGATGCTGCAGTGATCGCAGTTTTAGGCTGAATATGAAACTCGGTCTGCGCGAGGTTGCGGTCGGTTCGGACGATCTGGGGCGAAAGTGCGGAATAGATCTTAGCGGCGACAGCTGCGGCGACACGTCCTCGTGCATTGGGGCCGCGGGTAATGACAGCGATCGCATATTTGGGCTGCTCGATCGGTGCGACAGATGTAAACAGGCCAACCCACGAGCCTTTGTCGATGCACGAGCCGGTCTTTCCGGCAACGCCGAGATTCTGGTCCATATTGCGGCGGGCAGTGCCGTATGCGGCGGCACCCATCATTCCGGGAATTACACGGCGAACATTCTGCTGCGGTAGTTCGACTTTGGCCTTATAGAATGTCTGAAAGTTTGCCTTCTCTACCGTATTTCGCGGGACACGCGGCAGAACGCGGTTGCCGCCATTGGTCAAAGCTGCTGCCATAACGGCTAGCTGGAGCGTCGAAACCTCAGTGTCGTCGCCGTGTGAGTAGATGCGTGCGTTATTATTGTTGTACGGCAGACGGCCGGGAGCCTCGCCTTCGAGATTGATGCCGGTCGGGGCACCGAGGCCGAGTTGACGGCCGTATTCGACCAACTTTTGGTTGCCAATGCTAGCACCAGCACGCTGGAAATACGGATTGTCCGAGAATGCTAACGCGTCATCTAGATTTCGCCGTGTCGAGGCATTGCGGACACTGCCGTTCTCTTTGCTGATGACGCCTTCGTTCAAACCGGCGGCGGCAGTCACAAGTTTGATCGTCGAACAAGGCCTGATCGTGCTGCGAACGGCCCAATTCTGATTAACAATAGTCAAAACCTTGCCCGTCTGAGCTTCCATCACAACGACCGAACCGGCGTTTCCGCCAAGAGCATTTATCGCGGCATTACGGATGGCGAGGTCCTCGCCGTCGATCCGGTCGTTTGCGATATTCGTTTCGGTCTCAGTTCGCAGGCCGCGGATATATGCCTGTTGTCGGGCGATCGCTTCACGGCGGGCCTGCTCGCGGCGGCGTTGTTCCGCAAGGGCGGCCTGGCGGCGTTCCTCTTCTTTGCGGCGGCGTTCAGCTGACTCTTTTTTCGATTCAGTAGAACGCTTGTCTGCTTTTTTGGTCTTTGCGTCCTTAGCCTTGGCGTCGGCTACGCGTTTTGCTTTGTCGTCCTTTGCACGAGAATTCTTACTGTTCTTTGCTTGTTCCTTTTCTTTCCGTTTGTCTTTCTTGGCATCCTTTGCCTTTGCAGTCGCCTTCTTATTATCAGCGGCTTTCTTGGCGGCGGCCTTTTTGTCGGCTGGCTTTCGCGTTTGGGCAGTCGAATCGAACGAAACAGTGAAAATGACCGCAAGGATCGCAACCAGCGAAACTAAACGGAATTTTTCGGGGAACATAAATTTCATGCTTTACCTCGTGCTAATTGGATTGGAGAAGAGTTTGAGGAAAGAGCGTAAATTCTAGACCTGATAACCCTGAAATTCGTAGATCAGGAATTTGCGTTCAAACTAACCAAAACTATAACATTCAACCGACGCACGTGGCAAGCGGTATTAGGGCAGCGGTTTTTCAGATCCATGACGTTTCTAAACACATTTCGCGGACGGCTGCTGCTGATACTCGCATTTTTGCTGATCACGACGCTCGGCGTCCAGTATTATCTCAACCTGCTCACGCAGCGGCAGAACAACGATCTGCGCGAAGCCCAAACCCGTGCCCTTGTTGC from Acidobacteriota bacterium includes the following:
- a CDS encoding FdhF/YdeP family oxidoreductase yields the protein MKDDASKLIVTPPPETSAGVHAVTNALKHLYGKMGPVHATRGMLALNQKGGIDCQSCAWPDPEHRTINEFCENGAKALADEGTKKKIGAEFFAEHSVAELAACEDFWLNNQGRIAEPLILREGGTHYEPISWDNAIGLIAEKLNSLASPDEAIFYTSGRTSNEAAFLYQLFVRQFGTNNLPDCSNMCHESTSVALNESIGLGKATIRLEDFEETDLVIVIGQNPGTNSPRMLSSLAAAKAAGASMIAINPLKEAGLTSFVDPNPQHGNLFGVLGLSPAKLADLHLPVRIGGDMAVLKGLMKILLEHERESPGTVFDLGFITDKTSGYDEVIASIDNVEWADIVAASGLTREQITEAAEMILGAKKMITCWAMGVTQHTDAVATIQDIVNLHLVRGSIGKPGTGLCPVRGHSNVQGDRTMGIWERMTPVFRENLEREFGFAAPAVDGLNTVESIAAMADGRAKVFFAMGGNFAAASPDTAAVTLALANCDLTAQVITKLNRTALTPGKTSLILPCLGRSEIDTQAGGEQFVSTESTMLNVQMSRGIFEPISEHLRSETGIVCDLAKATLGSRSSVDWDAMAADYDLIRDAISRVVPGCENYNERIRADGGFYMPNPPGRGEFPTPMGKALFRPSKLEYTKLESGKLFLTTIRSHDQFNTTIYGLDDRYRGIDGDRRVIFMNEADIAARGLRPGQLVDITSHFEDVERCVSGFAVVPYEIPVDCAAAYFPEANPLIPLKSVAKRSFTPTSKCVVISVRASK
- the fdhD gene encoding formate dehydrogenase accessory sulfurtransferase FdhD gives rise to the protein MKTAPAYSEFAVRRVASGEPCVDLDDVLAIEEPLEIRLGFPKNGKIEHRAISITMRTPGDDEDLSAGFLFTEGILEHRSQIATIRRCGIPAKGKDLQNTVVVELTEGVDVDLERLTRNFYTTSSCGVCGKSSFEALHTGVRKLDISNIQVSSEVVHGLNATLLAAQATFEKTGGLHASVIFDLDGTVDTIAEDVGRHNALDKVIGRKFMSGETPMSNKILMVSGRASFELVQKALWAGIPILAAVGAPSSLAVELAREYGMTLIGFVRDERFNIYCGRHRIDAPITMVN
- the fahA gene encoding fumarylacetoacetase; the encoded protein is MTYEINETHDPSLKSWVESANDPNTDFPIQNLPFCMFWRSRDSESPRLGMAIGDQIFDLYAAIGSGLFGSDFEEIAQEMELCDLSFLTEVYGPEVLADIRNAAFEILREGAPADVVRDARACLVPAKSIDPELPFEIGDYTDFYCSIYHATNVGSMFRPENPLLPNYKYVPIGYHGRASSIVVSGTDIKRPHGQNRSDAEAPPVFIPCKSLDYEMEVGFFVGGGNELGKSIPIGEAEQHIFGLCLVNDWSARDIQAWEYQPLGPFLAKNFATTISPFVVTMEALAPFRTPALEREEGDPAPLDYLADEQNEKFGGIDITLEVFIQTEKMRAENIEPFLLSRSNMKDLYWTIGQMLTHHASGGCNLQTGDLIATGTISGKEKSERGSMLELSWRGTEPIELPSGEQRRFLEDGDEIIMKGYCEREGFRRIGFGECRGRILPAD
- the ruvC gene encoding crossover junction endodeoxyribonuclease RuvC, with amino-acid sequence MRVLGIDPGSETLGWGVVDGTGTKYTLVDFGTVRSSTRDAFSKRLHNIYDAVADLMAIHSPDVLSVEDTFYAVNVGVALKLGQVRGLMLLLAEQRGMAIAEYAPRLIKQTVVGHGNAEKHQVQQMVKILLKMKTIPTPHDAADALAIAICHFHHAGMQDKIRKADKRQK
- a CDS encoding GNAT family N-acetyltransferase; its protein translation is MEIRVDGLTDPRIHGLLNEHLENMRAISPPESVHALDLDKLRAPDITFWTAWEGDELLGCGALKELDDTHAEVKSMRTASGHLRKGVARQILAHIISESVRRGYGRVSLETGSMEEFEPARRLYASCGFEFCGPFAEYLDDPNSVFMTKEV
- a CDS encoding pseudouridine-5'-phosphate glycosidase, giving the protein MKLSISEEVSSAIKQRQPVVALESTVIAHGLPYPQNLETAIKLEQIVRDSGAVPATIAVFGGEFYVGLVEEQIEQLATRKDIRKISRRDLPIAVANKLDCATTVATTAFVAHRAGIKIFATGGIGGVHRGFDADISADLPELAQTPIMVVCSGAKIVLDLPRTREWLETNGITVLGWQCGELPAFYSRASGLAIDERVESAEDVAKVASARDELGLKNSILLTVPIPTEFEIDRGELEAILADALKLADDRGVLGKEITPFLLSQMSERSGGRTLTANIALLENNARVAALVAAAIANGNQS
- the lepB gene encoding signal peptidase I, translated to MSTEEKENTEASGSKPTGPPKSTFREYFESFAVTLVMAIFGMTFILQAVTVPTGSMQNTILVGDYLLVNKFIFTPGGSSSLPFLPQREIERGDIIVFKYPGDAVNPASDRERGLVKYQINYVKRVIGLPGETVQFKNNQVFINGELLAEHRVLGDAADDISALTTKEFEERKPDEKWDVYYAEKRMNLVQSGRDLSVSDWDFGVQGKPMRVPDNHFFVMGDSRDRSDDSRGWGFVPRDLIIGRAMFVYWSCDRGASNGSVFGCLTHPRLSRIGKFVK
- the rnc gene encoding ribonuclease III, translated to MTSKLATLENLTGHKFSDLTILERAVTHRSWAFENMPAASDEEIRAVENESLEFVGDSVLGLAIAEQVFRNNPRLSEGDLTLMKHHLVSTVTLAKIAAEIEIGQYIRVGRGEEKTGGRKKQALLANTLEAIIGAIFFDGGYIKARAFVGKIFADEIKSATPKSSLDYKTMLQERLQAEKLVAPSYNVIRVDGPPHQRKFYVEAVWSGGKAMGEGRSIKAAEMMAANEALAELSGGGKHTKHAN